One Lacticaseibacillus rhamnosus genomic window carries:
- a CDS encoding MarR family winged helix-turn-helix transcriptional regulator codes for MSQKPSVKRINDKLIRVYSDILRMEEEELRKSQFRDLGIKEMHTIDAIGIHATPSSSDVAKKLHVTQGTLSFAINNLARKGYVERLHLESDKRVVNLRLSRKGRLMYRAHLAFHQKMVASFVKGFTEPQIELIERALDNLNEFIDEYRH; via the coding sequence ATGTCCCAAAAGCCAAGCGTCAAGCGGATAAACGATAAGCTCATTCGCGTTTATTCGGATATTTTACGAATGGAAGAAGAGGAACTACGTAAAAGTCAGTTCCGGGATTTAGGCATTAAAGAAATGCATACCATTGATGCGATTGGTATTCATGCGACCCCTAGCTCTAGTGATGTTGCCAAGAAGCTGCATGTGACCCAAGGCACTTTAAGCTTCGCCATTAACAATCTGGCGCGCAAAGGCTATGTTGAACGGTTGCATCTAGAGTCGGATAAACGGGTTGTGAACCTGCGACTCAGCCGCAAGGGACGACTCATGTATCGGGCGCATCTTGCTTTTCACCAAAAAATGGTTGCCAGTTTTGTTAAGGGATTTACCGAACCGCAAATCGAGCTAATCGAACGCGCGCTAGATAATCTCAATGAATTTATTGACGAATATCGTCATTAG
- a CDS encoding 3-hydroxyacyl-ACP dehydratase FabZ family protein, which yields MTTLDTSTIQTLIPNRYPLFYIDRVTELVPDESIVAEKYVSVAEDHLVAYLPGELTMPPTLIIETLAQAASILILKSPKFAGKTAYLASIGKTEFLKPVPTGSVLTLAVKMGKVRANMGVVTTTASIGEELVCHAELHFVVEANA from the coding sequence ATGACAACTTTGGATACCTCAACCATCCAAACGCTAATCCCAAATCGTTACCCGCTCTTTTACATTGATCGGGTGACCGAATTAGTACCGGATGAATCGATTGTCGCAGAGAAATACGTGAGCGTGGCAGAAGATCATCTGGTTGCGTATCTACCCGGTGAGTTAACCATGCCGCCAACGCTGATTATTGAAACGCTAGCGCAGGCAGCATCGATTTTGATTCTGAAGTCACCGAAGTTTGCCGGCAAAACTGCTTATCTGGCAAGTATCGGCAAAACAGAATTCCTTAAACCCGTTCCAACTGGCAGTGTGCTGACACTGGCAGTCAAGATGGGTAAGGTTCGGGCGAATATGGGGGTGGTCACAACGACCGCCAGTATCGGTGAAGAGCTTGTCTGCCACGCAGAATTGCATTTTGTGGTAGAAGCAAATGCTTAG
- a CDS encoding alpha/beta fold hydrolase: MTQPILEHDSVAFQAARNAENQLWLDFHLKPKTRWLKIAPTESAEANLRVRVLEFGHGDPVLMIPGNTGDPYELAPLLPQLAGYHLFVLALPGSGLSDGFDYEQVKVHDFAVELIGQVMDQLDLKTVPIIAHSLAAHWATWFALPYPERVDQLILLGNPGRMLMTSTPAPLKPALNPVLSRWFMKRQIPKSAKRAWGPLHRMGTDPAAVSALPQSFADCVHAFTHLPHYQLTSLSLLRSMYRSKESNVLPERYLRQLTVPMSLIWGTNDPFANPELGQEIAAVVQHGELTTINGAGHEPWIDDPEKVGTIVRLKLKDSELRAAVSRH, translated from the coding sequence GTGACGCAACCCATTCTTGAACATGATTCGGTTGCTTTTCAGGCGGCGCGTAATGCGGAGAATCAACTTTGGCTTGATTTTCACTTAAAACCGAAAACGCGATGGCTTAAAATCGCACCCACGGAGTCAGCAGAAGCAAATTTGCGTGTCCGCGTCTTAGAATTTGGTCACGGGGATCCGGTACTCATGATCCCTGGCAATACCGGCGATCCGTATGAATTAGCGCCATTGTTGCCGCAATTAGCTGGTTATCATCTATTTGTGCTCGCACTACCAGGCAGTGGGTTAAGTGACGGCTTTGATTACGAACAGGTCAAGGTGCATGACTTTGCGGTTGAATTGATCGGCCAAGTCATGGATCAGCTTGATTTGAAAACAGTGCCGATCATTGCCCACTCGCTGGCCGCACACTGGGCAACCTGGTTTGCACTGCCTTATCCGGAACGAGTGGATCAGCTCATTTTGCTAGGCAATCCGGGCCGGATGCTGATGACCAGTACACCGGCACCGTTAAAACCGGCCTTAAATCCGGTCTTGAGTCGCTGGTTTATGAAACGCCAGATCCCGAAATCAGCCAAGCGCGCCTGGGGACCGCTTCATCGCATGGGGACAGATCCGGCCGCCGTGAGCGCACTGCCGCAAAGCTTTGCTGATTGTGTTCATGCGTTTACACATTTACCGCATTATCAATTAACCAGCTTGTCGTTATTACGCAGCATGTATCGGTCAAAAGAATCCAACGTCTTGCCGGAACGGTATTTACGGCAGCTAACGGTACCCATGAGTTTAATCTGGGGAACCAACGACCCATTTGCCAACCCTGAATTGGGTCAGGAGATCGCCGCTGTCGTCCAGCATGGTGAATTAACAACGATCAACGGTGCGGGCCATGAACCGTGGATAGATGACCCGGAAAAAGTCGGAACCATTGTGCGGCTGAAACTAAAAGACAGTGAACTACGCGCTGCCGTCAGCCGCCATTAG
- the acpP gene encoding acyl carrier protein, with the protein MTNEEVLPKVQSIIADQLDKKPEEVTLTTNFKNDLDADSLDIFEIINEIEDEFDVKIDTDESIETVSDLVTFITEKAEA; encoded by the coding sequence ATGACTAACGAAGAAGTATTGCCTAAGGTACAAAGTATTATTGCTGACCAATTGGACAAGAAGCCGGAAGAAGTAACCTTGACGACGAACTTCAAGAACGATCTGGATGCAGATAGCTTGGATATTTTCGAAATCATCAACGAAATCGAAGACGAATTCGACGTTAAGATCGATACTGACGAAAGCATTGAAACGGTTTCAGATCTGGTTACGTTTATCACTGAAAAGGCTGAAGCTTAA
- a CDS encoding beta-ketoacyl-ACP synthase III, with product MEILASAYSVPATRIENEQLREFMDTSDEWIRERTGIQTRHVVTDQRNFDLAYDVAQQLLEKSTVTADQLDFIIVATMSPDYATPAEANRLQAALNANHAFAFNLNVACAGFEYALHVADRLMTSPTVHQGLVIGSEVLSRLVDWHDRRTAVLFADGAGGVLVSDQGAPVQAVDLKSFGDTEMVLLAGEQANQSPFADAQAQPSPYFKMNGRAVYQFAISEVPRSINRALEQANLTTDDIDWFLLHQANARIVQSVNKKLKVAEAKFPINIDEYGNTSAASVPILLAQLAESGQLKRGQKIVLSGFGGGLSVGSLIMTY from the coding sequence TTGGAGATTCTGGCCAGTGCTTACTCGGTGCCAGCCACGCGCATTGAAAACGAGCAGTTACGAGAATTTATGGACACATCGGATGAATGGATCAGAGAACGCACGGGGATTCAAACCCGGCATGTGGTCACTGACCAGCGTAACTTTGATTTAGCCTATGATGTCGCCCAACAATTGTTAGAAAAATCGACGGTCACCGCCGATCAGCTCGATTTCATCATCGTGGCGACCATGAGCCCGGACTACGCCACCCCGGCCGAGGCTAATCGCCTGCAAGCAGCTTTAAATGCGAATCACGCATTTGCGTTTAATCTCAATGTTGCTTGCGCCGGTTTTGAATATGCGCTGCATGTCGCTGATCGGCTGATGACCAGTCCCACCGTTCATCAAGGACTGGTGATCGGGAGTGAAGTCCTTTCCCGGTTAGTTGATTGGCATGATCGGCGCACAGCAGTTTTGTTCGCTGATGGAGCTGGCGGCGTTTTGGTTAGTGATCAAGGCGCCCCGGTTCAAGCAGTTGATTTAAAGAGTTTCGGTGATACCGAGATGGTGTTGTTGGCTGGGGAGCAAGCAAATCAAAGCCCCTTTGCCGATGCACAAGCGCAACCGTCGCCATATTTCAAAATGAATGGGCGCGCGGTTTACCAGTTTGCCATTAGCGAAGTACCTCGCTCGATCAATCGGGCTTTGGAACAAGCTAATCTGACAACAGATGACATTGACTGGTTTTTGCTTCATCAAGCGAATGCGCGCATTGTTCAATCAGTGAATAAAAAGTTGAAAGTCGCGGAAGCAAAATTTCCGATCAATATTGATGAGTATGGTAACACCAGCGCAGCCAGCGTCCCGATTCTGTTGGCACAGTTGGCAGAAAGCGGTCAGTTAAAACGCGGCCAGAAAATAGTGCTTAGCGGTTTTGGCGGCGGCTTGTCTGTTGGCTCACTTATCATGACTTACTAA
- a CDS encoding MarR family winged helix-turn-helix transcriptional regulator, producing the protein MNFDFTDRPDEHRLDLMRKVYPDVDTQSVLTFLNFRTCFRAVANDYQQVLDQFGLSESRFLILMFLYHQQPQALSITVLAEKLGATKATTSKLVRGMVASGLVEKTTTAADKRASLIRMTTEGATLLDRFLPVNYQTVNRLFANLTHDEQIQLNRLLDKLLLGTKYPIYPQKGAHHDGTS; encoded by the coding sequence TTGAATTTTGACTTTACTGATCGCCCGGATGAACATCGGCTTGACCTAATGCGCAAAGTTTATCCCGATGTTGACACTCAATCAGTCTTGACTTTTCTGAATTTTCGCACTTGCTTCAGAGCGGTTGCCAATGACTATCAACAGGTTCTAGATCAATTTGGGTTGTCGGAATCACGCTTTTTGATCTTAATGTTCCTGTACCATCAACAACCGCAAGCTTTAAGTATTACTGTCTTAGCTGAAAAGCTCGGGGCAACTAAAGCAACCACGAGTAAATTAGTTCGAGGCATGGTCGCAAGTGGCTTGGTTGAGAAGACGACGACCGCAGCTGATAAACGCGCTTCTTTAATTCGGATGACAACAGAAGGGGCGACGTTACTTGACCGGTTTTTACCGGTGAATTATCAAACGGTTAATCGGCTCTTTGCCAACCTAACCCATGATGAACAAATACAACTCAACCGATTACTCGATAAATTACTGCTCGGGACCAAGTACCCCATATACCCTCAGAAAGGGGCACATCATGATGGAACAAGCTAA
- a CDS encoding rhodanese-like domain-containing protein yields MEQAKIDFLRTYLSLYIDHFTVLHALQAGDQTYEVLDVRNAPTQAKKVQIKGARAMPAKDLVTKLDQLDQQKTYVVYDWTSGTTLGKQALLILLSHGFKAFELAGALEGWQGMNLPVEPAH; encoded by the coding sequence ATGGAACAAGCTAAAATTGATTTTTTAAGAACCTACTTAAGTCTTTACATTGATCACTTCACAGTTCTTCATGCGTTACAGGCTGGTGACCAAACATATGAAGTTCTGGATGTTCGTAATGCACCGACGCAAGCCAAAAAGGTACAAATCAAAGGTGCCCGCGCCATGCCGGCAAAAGATCTTGTCACTAAATTGGACCAACTCGACCAGCAAAAAACCTATGTGGTGTATGACTGGACTAGCGGCACTACTTTGGGCAAACAAGCCTTGTTGATCTTGCTTTCGCATGGGTTTAAGGCATTTGAGTTGGCAGGTGCGTTGGAAGGATGGCAAGGGATGAACCTACCAGTTGAACCAGCACATTAA
- a CDS encoding nitronate monooxygenase — protein MSPLMERLGVKYPLFQGGMAWVADGKLAASVSEAGGLGIIGSGHAPASWVKEQIEVAKSMTDKAFGVNVMLLSPFVEQVIDVIVDAKVALVTTGAGDPSRYLERLQQNGTVVMPVVPSVAMAKRMARDGVDGVIAEGMESGGHIGSITTMALVPQVVDAVDIPVVAAGGIGDGRGVAAALSLGAVGVQMGTRFLTSTSSRIHQNYKDAVIKAKDVDTLVTGMYVGHAARVLKNPMSRNYLKLEKEIALSGTTDFTAVEELGNGSLRKAVLEGDRDHGSFMAGEIAGLVKREESSKDIVEEVMQQAKEIVAGSKMAALLTSQVDVQA, from the coding sequence ATGAGTCCATTAATGGAACGTTTAGGCGTTAAATATCCGCTTTTTCAAGGCGGCATGGCGTGGGTCGCTGACGGCAAATTAGCTGCGTCGGTTTCTGAAGCTGGCGGTCTTGGTATCATTGGCTCCGGTCATGCACCTGCTTCATGGGTTAAGGAACAGATCGAAGTTGCAAAATCAATGACCGACAAGGCATTCGGTGTCAACGTGATGTTACTATCACCGTTTGTCGAACAGGTCATTGATGTGATTGTCGATGCCAAAGTTGCCTTGGTAACAACCGGCGCCGGCGATCCTAGCCGCTATCTGGAACGGCTCCAGCAAAACGGCACCGTGGTCATGCCGGTTGTGCCGTCAGTTGCGATGGCTAAGCGCATGGCTCGTGACGGCGTTGATGGTGTGATCGCTGAAGGCATGGAATCCGGTGGTCATATCGGTAGTATCACCACGATGGCCCTAGTGCCGCAAGTGGTTGATGCCGTTGATATTCCGGTCGTTGCAGCTGGCGGTATTGGCGATGGTCGCGGTGTTGCGGCTGCGCTTAGTTTAGGTGCAGTTGGTGTCCAAATGGGGACCCGCTTTTTAACCTCAACCTCAAGCCGCATTCATCAAAACTACAAAGACGCTGTGATTAAAGCAAAAGACGTTGATACCCTTGTTACCGGTATGTATGTCGGTCATGCAGCCCGCGTCTTGAAGAACCCGATGAGCCGCAATTATCTCAAACTGGAAAAAGAAATTGCGCTTTCTGGCACCACTGATTTTACAGCGGTGGAAGAATTAGGTAATGGTAGTTTGCGTAAAGCCGTTCTAGAAGGCGATCGCGACCATGGATCCTTTATGGCAGGCGAAATTGCCGGATTAGTGAAACGCGAAGAAAGCAGCAAGGATATTGTTGAAGAAGTCATGCAGCAGGCAAAAGAAATTGTCGCCGGCTCGAAAATGGCGGCTTTGCTCACTAGTCAGGTTGACGTGCAAGCGTAA
- a CDS encoding 3-oxoacyl-ACP reductase family protein, with product MKLTDKTAIITGASRGIGEAIARNFAQAGANLVLNARHEFPETLIKELEDYGHGVVTVLGSVDDPTTGDQLVAAALDQFGSVDVLVNNAGITDDMLAMRMKPDSFAKVVQVNLDGTFYVTQPAFKKMLKARAGVIINLASVVGLTGNIGQANYAASKAGIIGLTKTLAREGAMRGVRVNAIAPGMIATDMTAALSQSSQDQILAEIPLKRFGQPEEIAHTARFLVENAYITGQTVTVAGGLG from the coding sequence TTGAAACTAACTGATAAAACCGCGATCATCACCGGTGCCTCACGAGGTATCGGTGAAGCGATTGCCAGAAATTTTGCTCAAGCAGGGGCCAACTTGGTCTTGAATGCGCGGCATGAATTTCCGGAAACTTTGATCAAAGAATTAGAAGACTATGGCCACGGTGTTGTGACCGTGCTGGGCAGTGTGGATGATCCCACAACCGGTGATCAATTGGTCGCCGCTGCCTTGGACCAGTTTGGCAGCGTGGATGTGTTGGTTAATAATGCCGGCATTACCGACGATATGTTGGCGATGCGCATGAAACCCGATTCTTTTGCCAAGGTCGTTCAGGTTAACTTGGATGGAACCTTTTATGTTACCCAACCGGCCTTCAAGAAAATGCTAAAGGCGCGCGCTGGCGTCATCATCAATCTGGCCAGTGTGGTCGGTTTGACCGGTAATATCGGCCAAGCCAATTATGCGGCAAGTAAAGCAGGCATCATCGGGCTAACTAAGACGCTGGCTCGTGAAGGGGCTATGCGTGGCGTGCGCGTTAATGCCATTGCCCCAGGGATGATCGCCACCGATATGACCGCCGCTTTGAGCCAATCCAGTCAGGACCAGATTCTAGCGGAGATTCCGTTGAAGCGGTTCGGACAACCTGAAGAAATTGCCCACACGGCCCGTTTTCTGGTCGAAAATGCCTACATAACCGGTCAGACAGTGACTGTCGCCGGCGGATTAGGTTAA
- a CDS encoding iron-containing alcohol dehydrogenase, whose translation MKNFRFQNATDIRFGTGRLDTELHDAVSRFGSRVLFVYGGHSIKKSGLYDTVKGLLADLDVTELAGIEPNPKIASIREGQQLAKQHDIDVVLAVGGGSVIDAAKVIASAKFYDGDPWDLVKDRGITRHKLQQVPVVDILTLAATGSEMNSGSVISNPATHEKLGTTGPNTPAISFLDPSLTYTVPVRQTAAGSMDILSHLIEQYFDRSKNNDASKGMMEGLMRTVIKWAPIAVKEPHNPDARANLMWSATMALNGLVSVANENGWTVHSLEHELSAYYDITHGVGLGILTPRWMEFILTKDPTTAEMFARFGRHVWDLEGDETYAVAQAAIDATFDWIQHLGFPMTLPEVGIADEAHFDAMATAAVANASLETRAYVPLSEEDVKAIYQASMTNGLTA comes from the coding sequence GTGAAAAATTTCCGATTTCAAAACGCCACCGATATTCGCTTTGGTACCGGCCGGCTTGATACTGAGTTACATGATGCCGTGAGTCGCTTTGGTTCACGTGTTCTTTTCGTTTATGGCGGTCATTCCATCAAAAAGTCCGGCTTGTATGATACCGTTAAGGGGCTTTTAGCAGACTTAGACGTTACCGAACTGGCTGGTATTGAGCCCAACCCTAAAATTGCCTCGATTCGTGAAGGTCAACAGTTGGCAAAGCAACACGATATTGACGTGGTGCTTGCAGTTGGCGGCGGTTCGGTGATTGACGCTGCTAAAGTCATTGCCAGTGCCAAATTCTATGACGGTGACCCGTGGGACTTGGTGAAGGATCGCGGGATAACGCGGCACAAGTTGCAGCAGGTACCGGTTGTTGATATTTTAACGTTGGCGGCAACAGGTAGTGAAATGAACAGCGGCTCCGTGATTTCTAATCCGGCAACCCATGAAAAGTTGGGTACCACTGGCCCGAATACCCCCGCCATTTCGTTTCTTGACCCGAGCTTGACCTATACTGTCCCAGTACGGCAAACGGCGGCTGGTTCAATGGACATCCTTAGTCATTTGATCGAACAATATTTTGATCGTTCGAAAAATAATGACGCCAGCAAAGGGATGATGGAAGGTCTAATGCGTACTGTTATTAAGTGGGCACCTATCGCCGTTAAAGAGCCGCATAATCCGGATGCCCGCGCCAACTTGATGTGGAGTGCGACCATGGCATTGAATGGTCTTGTGAGCGTGGCCAACGAAAATGGTTGGACGGTTCACAGTTTGGAGCATGAGCTATCAGCCTACTATGACATTACGCATGGCGTTGGCCTCGGCATTTTAACACCGCGCTGGATGGAGTTTATTTTGACCAAAGATCCGACCACCGCGGAAATGTTTGCGCGATTCGGACGGCATGTTTGGGACCTTGAAGGAGACGAAACATACGCGGTTGCCCAAGCAGCAATCGACGCAACGTTTGACTGGATTCAGCATTTAGGCTTCCCGATGACCTTACCGGAAGTCGGAATTGCCGATGAAGCGCATTTTGACGCGATGGCAACAGCGGCTGTGGCCAATGCCAGTCTGGAAACCCGCGCGTATGTGCCATTATCTGAAGAAGACGTCAAAGCGATTTATCAAGCGTCCATGACGAATGGCCTGACAGCTTAG
- the fabF gene encoding beta-ketoacyl-ACP synthase II yields the protein MQRVVVTGMGTVNPLGHSVAETVATMDAGKVGIQPITKFDAEKTGITVAGEVKDFKPEERMSKRLSKRMDLFTQYGLYSAIEAYEQSGLTEDAVDSDRVGVIFGSGIGGLTTIQEQVTKMYVKGPDRVSPLFVPEAISNMVAGTISHYFGTHGPSYVVVTACASATNAIGEAAMRIQAGKADVVITGGAEASVNEIGIAGFAALSALSKNTDPTKASLPFAADRNGFVLGEGGGALILESLEHAQKRGAKILGEVVGYGATSDAYHMTAPDPSGSQAARAMQLAVEEAGIKPSEVGYINAHGTATKANDAMESKAIHDLFGDDVLVSSTKALTGHLLGAAGAIEAIMTLSALQSGRLPMNVVDAAQDEDCPVTLVNRDNRDTSVDYALSNSFGFGGHNAVLAFKRW from the coding sequence TTGCAACGAGTAGTCGTAACCGGAATGGGTACTGTGAATCCGCTGGGCCATTCAGTCGCCGAAACTGTGGCGACGATGGACGCTGGCAAGGTCGGCATCCAGCCAATCACCAAGTTTGATGCTGAAAAAACCGGAATCACAGTCGCTGGTGAAGTCAAAGATTTCAAACCCGAAGAACGGATGAGCAAACGCCTAAGTAAACGGATGGATCTGTTTACCCAATATGGTCTCTATAGCGCCATTGAAGCATATGAACAATCCGGTCTAACTGAAGATGCGGTCGATTCAGATCGAGTGGGCGTTATTTTCGGTTCCGGGATTGGTGGTTTGACAACCATTCAGGAACAAGTGACGAAGATGTATGTAAAAGGCCCGGATCGCGTGAGTCCGCTGTTCGTGCCGGAAGCCATCAGTAACATGGTTGCAGGGACAATTTCCCATTACTTTGGTACGCATGGTCCCAGCTATGTTGTCGTAACGGCATGTGCTTCAGCTACGAATGCGATTGGCGAAGCAGCGATGCGGATTCAAGCCGGTAAAGCCGATGTTGTGATTACAGGCGGCGCCGAAGCTTCAGTTAACGAAATCGGAATTGCCGGTTTTGCTGCGCTTTCCGCATTGTCCAAAAATACCGATCCAACCAAGGCCAGCCTGCCATTTGCGGCTGACCGGAATGGTTTCGTTTTGGGCGAAGGCGGCGGTGCATTGATTCTCGAAAGCCTAGAGCATGCACAAAAACGCGGCGCCAAGATTTTAGGTGAAGTGGTTGGCTATGGTGCTACCAGTGATGCCTATCATATGACGGCGCCTGATCCAAGTGGCTCTCAGGCGGCACGTGCGATGCAGTTGGCCGTTGAAGAAGCCGGCATTAAGCCAAGTGAAGTCGGCTACATTAATGCCCATGGGACAGCAACCAAAGCCAATGACGCGATGGAAAGTAAAGCCATCCATGATCTTTTCGGCGACGATGTGTTGGTTAGCTCAACCAAGGCACTGACAGGACATCTGCTAGGTGCTGCTGGGGCCATCGAAGCGATCATGACGCTAAGTGCCTTACAAAGCGGCCGGTTGCCAATGAATGTGGTGGATGCGGCTCAAGACGAGGATTGCCCGGTCACGCTGGTTAATCGCGACAATCGTGATACATCAGTCGATTATGCATTGAGTAACTCCTTTGGCTTTGGCGGTCATAATGCCGTTTTGGCCTTCAAAAGGTGGTGA
- a CDS encoding ACP S-malonyltransferase, translated as MQFAYVFNGQGAEVPGMGIDFYQNTLIFKEIIDRADAVLDFDLPEFLANGDFAAHPDYLQPALVAYSVAMHEVASAELPPEAALAGLSLGEYSALIAGGGLSLESGLELVAARGKAMADACQEQPGGMLAVMSGDESIIKTACQQAEHVWPANYNGPKQTVLAGTHDDLATVEKWLTDQGVRAIPLQVAGGFHSPLMASAQPPLQAALAAAHVFEPVIPVISTTALKPFSASNIRPVLAAQVAEPTKFATVIAQLKAQGVDTIVELGPKPVLSKMIKRIDRKMTTYLIRDAASLNEVADLNNGVKAD; from the coding sequence TTGCAATTTGCTTATGTGTTTAACGGCCAAGGTGCCGAGGTCCCCGGAATGGGGATTGATTTTTACCAGAATACTTTGATATTCAAAGAGATTATTGATCGTGCCGATGCCGTTTTGGACTTTGACTTGCCAGAGTTTTTGGCTAACGGTGATTTTGCGGCCCATCCGGATTACCTACAGCCGGCCTTAGTTGCTTATAGTGTGGCCATGCATGAGGTTGCCTCAGCAGAGTTGCCGCCGGAAGCTGCTTTAGCCGGCTTGAGTCTGGGCGAATATAGCGCATTAATCGCAGGTGGCGGGTTGAGCTTAGAATCAGGACTTGAGCTCGTTGCAGCCCGTGGTAAAGCGATGGCCGACGCGTGTCAAGAACAACCAGGCGGCATGCTGGCGGTGATGAGCGGCGATGAGTCCATCATCAAAACAGCTTGTCAGCAGGCAGAACATGTTTGGCCAGCTAATTACAATGGTCCGAAGCAAACGGTTTTGGCAGGGACACATGATGACTTGGCAACGGTTGAAAAGTGGCTGACAGACCAAGGTGTCCGCGCCATTCCTTTGCAAGTTGCCGGGGGCTTTCATAGTCCGTTAATGGCAAGTGCACAACCACCATTACAAGCAGCACTGGCAGCGGCTCATGTCTTTGAACCAGTGATTCCGGTCATTAGTACGACGGCACTTAAGCCATTTTCGGCTAGCAACATCCGACCGGTATTAGCGGCGCAAGTAGCCGAACCGACGAAGTTTGCTACCGTGATCGCACAACTGAAAGCACAAGGCGTTGATACGATTGTTGAATTAGGTCCGAAACCGGTGCTTAGTAAAATGATTAAACGCATTGACCGCAAGATGACAACCTACCTGATTCGTGATGCAGCAAGTCTCAATGAGGTAGCCGATTTGAATAACGGAGTGAAGGCAGATTGA
- a CDS encoding GGDEF domain-containing protein: protein MKSKTAELGLRTDLNLLAFLFLTAVTAVFMALTSDQVLLNTVYLGISIFLLLATYFWGLTAGLVLNLLFIFAQGTWMVYTDLLAGHPAPLALIFWLIMPVLFSVSFYGLVQKTLTLQHRNQELINRVQQFGSFDERTRLRTLVAYQQDGAVYMDTSRRYHLPVSTIALKLRYEGELRRLMTTAQFNELIQIVSQALTASTRTNDMVYLIDRTHPTWAVLLYTDRAGATIAAKRIRSQFAKSLAAQPGMPDVAVTLQLGIADMRDDGIKTPADLIHQAEKATEYDV, encoded by the coding sequence ATGAAAAGCAAAACCGCTGAGCTTGGTCTGCGGACCGATTTGAACTTGCTAGCATTCCTGTTTCTGACAGCAGTTACTGCGGTGTTCATGGCATTGACATCTGATCAGGTCTTGCTTAACACTGTCTATCTTGGTATCAGTATTTTTCTTTTATTGGCAACCTACTTTTGGGGATTGACGGCGGGGCTAGTATTGAATCTACTGTTCATTTTTGCACAGGGCACATGGATGGTGTATACCGACCTTTTAGCCGGACACCCAGCACCGCTAGCGTTGATTTTTTGGTTGATCATGCCGGTTTTGTTCAGTGTCTCCTTTTACGGTCTGGTTCAAAAAACACTGACGTTGCAACATCGGAATCAGGAGTTGATCAATCGGGTTCAGCAATTCGGCAGTTTTGACGAACGAACTCGGTTGCGAACGTTGGTGGCTTATCAACAAGATGGCGCCGTCTACATGGATACTTCCCGCCGTTATCACTTACCGGTTAGCACCATTGCCTTAAAATTGCGCTACGAAGGTGAGTTGCGCCGGCTAATGACAACAGCGCAGTTTAATGAGCTGATTCAAATTGTTTCACAGGCGCTTACAGCTTCAACGCGGACGAATGACATGGTTTATTTGATTGATCGGACCCATCCGACTTGGGCTGTGTTGCTATACACTGATCGCGCAGGGGCCACCATTGCGGCTAAGCGTATTCGCAGCCAGTTTGCCAAATCGCTGGCCGCGCAACCCGGTATGCCGGATGTGGCTGTTACGTTGCAACTCGGCATTGCCGATATGCGCGATGATGGGATCAAGACGCCGGCAGATCTGATTCATCAAGCAGAAAAAGCAACGGAATATGATGTTTGA